The stretch of DNA AACcgttgggaaccggtccggtttgaccggttaccggtcaaaccgggccgggccggttccggtttgggctggtatcaaaccggcccaaattcaaaattcaaatttgaattcaaaaaatgaaaaattcctaaaaaatacttcaaggtgcgacgaatctaatggtgtcagattttctcaaaaattcgttcatttagtatagtttgcggggatttaaagttaaacaaaaaaagcgtgcatacaaaagtatacaaatacaatgtaaaagtagtacaaaagagggttagagggttcatttaggctaaaacatgttatacaaacattcatttagtatactttgcgggcatttgaattgtgttatcgccataaattaacagggttaattaatgggccgcgagcaagttgggcttaaagcaggaattaaagaaggcttgtgaatcggctcctgcgtgagtgtttgggccatgtgggccatgtatctttagatttagttcagtttgggttagagatagagtccgatttggacacgttggtttagattgttttccaagtctccggactataaatatgtaccctatgatattcgtaaagagagagaacgtcatcacgtctcgcaacaacaattatcggcgcaccgccacccctaatcctagggtttcatccaagtaagcgccatgctaccctgatcacttcttgtgatcaaggcagcattgttcttacttttaccttggtattactcgtactgaagcatttttgatggcgagtagttctagttatcctgatgttcgtagcatgacctttagtagatctatcatgctcttgttgtctatcatctacgaatatcatgttatctctgcgtgatcatgtattaatcttacgctaattctcgttgcatagaaattagtcgcgtagagataacaccctgcttcttttctatctagtagatctaatctgttatggtttgttcttatacttaagaatcggcttaatatttgctaggttaggccttgcaaacgggttggatgatccggcgacgtattagatgctttgctttgatcttaataggaattgatctgggaatcggctttcgcttattcttaggcctcttttctggttaaagtttggttatctattacgctcattaggcctaactacgtgtaggatgttccgatctagcagtgaagcttttaccttcgtggattggattagctagatctaattgaagcagctattgtagttatttgctttatctattaatatccagatatgcagatctgatctgacaccgggactcgatcggctttttaaagctgatgcaagagtcatcccggggagccgaccacggctttttaaagcacgttcgcaccttcctgatcgggtataggtcaggtggcacaccctgcatctccggaaacgtcggcgtgtgccaggatctgggccattgaccgagggaccggtgccggccagtgccccggcagcctcccggctcttcgtgttgcctgtcgctactcgccggtgggttttgaccgacaacacattttggcacgcccggtgggaccttcattagcaacaacgtccaccgccgggatgactggacctcagaaCCAAGCGCCGGTTCCACCGGTCACCaaccctgtcacgtatgaagagctgacccccgaacaccaacagaagtatgatgaggtcaaagctcagttcgaagccgatctcatcggctctttcgagaggacccgtaACCACGAcatcaagtggaaggggttctcacccgaaggcgctctcgacaacgtcgaCCTGTCCGTACCGTCAGAGGAGTGCACCAGAGCCCtgtgccaggagatgaactacatggtggctcactcgcttcatcggcactcagaaagcttggtgaacgagctcgagtGCGTGGCACATCAcgtcgtccaggaggtgatcaaaaaccagtactccccatcgggaccaatcctgggAAGTCACAGGGGAGAAGCCCCACTTCAATctaggccgccattgccatacTCGCTCACAACTCCAGGACCGCAGAATTCGTCGATCtatgtcgtctacaagatcggcggtgatcccggggagggccagttcctgagcgagccgcctaaggagatcccacacggctacacgtgcatgtacatacctgacaacatcaaCCCAACACGCGCGGGACAACTGGTGAGTATAGGAGCTTCAGGGACAGATGTGaagaaacaagcatggctagcgaagtacgctaccgggctgagtgctgagccctcggccccaggagttcttagtgtggagcagatcagcgcaatactaagggaccagttcagcattctgcccaagacaaaggcgatcggctattccaagccgtacccaagcgactacgacttgatcccgttgccacccaagtatcggctcccggagttcaccaagttcagcgggtcagaaggggccagctccatcgagcacgtGAGCTGATACCTAACGCAACTCGGGATGATTTCAGTAtcagatcctctgagggtccggttcttctgccagtctctcataggctcagcctttggatggtacacgtCATTAGCCCCAGATTTGATccgcacttggaggcagctggaagatcagttccacacccagtatcactcggaggctgctgaagctgggattgccgatcTCGCCCAAGTCAAGGAGAAGAGtggggaaagtgtgtcggagtacgtgcagtgcttcagagaagttaagaatcgatgccactcatcgcgcatcacagaaaaggaggcagtcgatttggcagttctggggctcgctaagccgatcaaggatctggtttTTCAATTGGATTTCACCTCTCTAgcgcacatggtgcagaagctcacgatgtatgaacactatcaccctgagctgtaccaggaaaaatttaagcgccatgtgaatatggcccaaccagatgattctgatgattctagcggggagcaagaagtggctgtggcagagtggacccggggggcaaaccctgtcccgtgcaagtgggtcaaacagaaggggcttgtgaagggctttgactttggcGTGGCCAAgccagagcagatattcgatctactgctcatggaaaagcagttgaagctcccagagaatcacaagctgccaatgacacaagagctgcaggggaggccgtactgcaagtggcaccactcgttcacccataccacgaatgactgcaaggagctgcgtcggcagatccaatcagctattgagcaaggccgattaattctggcccaacacacgacgAAGGTTGACAATCAACCGTTCCCAcaggctaacgtggtggagctgtcagatctTAGATCTGAGGGCCAGAATTTTGCGTTCCGGATTAACATGGTGGGATCTGTATGCCACCGTGACGAGTAGAGGAAAGAGGCcgattctggcaaacggccccaggatgaagacgagttggagcagcaacatattactgaagaacaagtgcgtcacatccgcaatcaactcccagcttccaatcggcttcttgaAAAATACGAGTATGAGTACAAGCTGTGTCGCCGgaatgaatcggaagaggaggagtacgagcaccgcgcggggagaacgctggggaggcgccaggctgtgcgcgaccactggcattgcccgttcttcaggtactgttggaattccggcatgagccgattgcctagtatcgatgattgcctggagtgcaggcctcggggatgcCAGTCGGGCGAGATGTCGGTGTTCcgacgcttggggcccaaagcacgtcacgacgaccatgttgagcggccacccagggatgatcttgagctcgaaGGGGAGGATAAGTATCATCATCCATGATGGTGTCCTGATGGACTCAGTCGCttgcagaagcgcagagtgcagcgcttacgcaatctcgaagaggcggaagcaTGGTACCTTGACGTGTTGAGGAAGGCGCACCCGGATCTCGCGGggcaagtcaggcacccgcaAAGAGTGGCAAGgcaccctccaaggagggagtggcatcCCAAACATTTGAAAGCCGATGAGaaaccatcggctgatgtgaatatggtatTTGTGCTCCCGTCAGAATTTCAAACGCCTCAACCGGAGGAGCTGGCCATCGCGCAactggatcttggcccacagccgatcatctttgagaagcccaaggagaaaagctacaagcacctgaaggggttatatctcaagggtctcatcgacggcaagcctgtgaacatgatgttggtcgacaccAGCGACGTAGTCAATTTGATGCcgtattcagtgctgcgccgattgggtcgttctgctgctgaccttatcaagaccaacataatgctcaatgatttcaacgggcaGCCGTCAGAGGCaaagggcgtcctcaatgtggggTTGaaagttggccgcaagaccatcccaacctcgttcttcatcgtcaacagtaagagtacgtacacagtgctgcttgggagggattggattcacgccaattgttgtgttccttccacaatgcaccagtgtttggttcaGTGGCGAACCCAGGATTTCAGAGAGGGTATGCCACGATGTTTTTTTCCACTTACAATTCGATATAATCCATATATAATTCGGTAATAAATTTAATCTTCACCGAGAAATTCGGTTACCAGAACATATATTACATtccaaatttcaaattcaatgGTTAAATACCAAAGTTGCATAAATTATAATACAATTACCTCAAACATACTAGTTCAAATGAAAACAAAAGCTACTTGTCTGGTCTACGGTTTCTAATGCTCATGAAAGTCTTGATTATGTCATTTTCATCCACCTCAAAGAAAATATCCCGCTCAATGAATGTGACAAGACAATCATCTAAAAGAGCATCACCCAACTTATTTCTTTTCTTAGTTTTGACTGAAGCCATTGCAGAAAATACCCTTTCAACACTTGCTGTTGCCACCGGTAGAAGCAATACCAATTTGAGAAGCAAGTAAACCATATCATACAATGTGTGTCTATTTGTTTGAACAAGCTTTACTGAGAGGTCAACAAGATTCACAAGTCCTTTGAAGCTATTATTTTGCctcacatcatcaatataattgTCAAGTTGCAGTTCAAGTTTCATCAAATCATGGCCTTTGATGTCATTAGTGTAGAACTCAGCTAGTCTAAGTAACTTTTGTGCATCAAAAGAAGCAAATGAGTTGGAAGGATTGAAGGCCGACATACAAGAAAGCAACTCCATGTTTATCTCATCAAATCGATAGTCAAGCTCTTGACTTATTTGATCAATGACACAAATATATATTTCTCTTCTAAAATGTTCATCATTTGTTTGGTTCCGAGCATAACGAGCGATTTTCCATAAGGCACATAATTATCCTCCATAACTGGAATTTGGACACCATGTTTGTTGCAAAACCAAGTAACTCTTTCAAGAAACTGTTCCCAACCATTAGTCCTCAATTGCTGCATTCTATTCTTTGCCACATTAACAAGACTGATTGCATTAAGAATATCTTGCTCTCTTCTTTGCAAACACTCGGACAATTCATTTGTATATCCAAGAATAAGAAACATTAAGTGTGCAACAACAACAAACTCAAAGGACTCAAGTGCTCTAACCATAAAATGTATTTTTGTCCAATTAGCCTTATGTGAAGGATCATCTCCAAGATTGACAAGTACTTCATGAATTGAAGGATACATAGCAATGATGTTGCATATAGTTTTATAATAAGAACCCCATCTAGTATCACCAGGTCTAGATAGCCCCATCTCTTGATTTAATCCACTCCCAGATTCAAGTTCACCACAATCAAGTGCTTTTGTGATTTGCTCAAGTCTGGCATTTCGAAGCATTCCATGACGCTTACAAGAAACTCCAACAATATTAAGCAAGAGAGATACTTGATCGAAAAAGCCCTTACAATCAGTATTACCCTTGGCAACAGCAACAAGCACtagttggagttgatgtgcaAAACAATGGATATAATAAGCAGAAGGTGACTCTTTCATTATCAATGCTTTCAACCCTTTAATACCACCTTTCATGTTGCTAGCCCCATCGTAGCCTTAACCACGAATTTGAGTTATAGTCAAGCCATTACGAACAAGTAAAGCTTCAATTGCTTCCTTAAGTGATAAAGAGCTAGTATCATCAACATGAACAACTCCAATAAAGTGCTCACATGGCCTTCCCAATTTATCCACAAAGCGCAAGCAAAGAGCTAGTTGTTCTTTATGTGATATGTCACTGGACTCATCAGCTAAAATTGCATAAGGCTCAACACCAAGTTCTTCAATTATTCTCTTTCTAGTTTCTATGGCACAACAATGAATAACCTACATTTGTATCTTTAAGCTGGTTAAGGAGCAGTTACCTGGAGCATTTTTCAGAACATACTTATTCACTTCTTCACTATTTGCTGCAAGAAATTTCAAAAGCTCAATGAAGTTCCCTCTGTTGCTAGACTCTTCACTCTCATCGTGTCCACGAAATGCCATTCCTTGATGCAATAGAAATTTAATGCATCTAAGTGTATAAGTCAACCTGATCTTATAAAGATGACGATCCTCATCACTCCACTTCTCAATCTGATTATCAATTGCTGCATTGGGATTAATAAAACCAATGTATTTCTCTTCAGCTAACTTGTGTACTTTAGAACCCATATGTTTCAGAAGTGATTTGTCTCCTATATTCCAATTTCTCCAGCCTTTCACAGTAAATGCAATTGTACCCTTGGCCTTGCAATTTGGGTTTTTGAACAAGTAGCAAAAGAAGCAAAATGCAGCATTTCCCTTGATACTATATTCAAGCCAATCATAGTTGTACAACCATACAGGACTGCATGAGCGATATCTATTTCCAATTTTCCTTTTTGGAAATTCATGGTTAATTGGCTTGAATGGCTTTTTCAGAACATATGCTCTTCTAATTGCATCTTGATCATTAATATCATAACTTGCAATTGGAAGGCGTTCACCTGGATCATGTGGAAGGCGATTGATATCATAGACCGGCAACGACGACGGAGTTGGTGGCTGTGGTTGCGGTTGTGGTGGCAAGATATTATCAACATCAATTGCTTCTGAAAGCACAGAAGATTGATCTTGATCTTCCTCTTCAATCACTTTTGTAGCTGGGGCTGGTGGTGGTGATGAAGCAACAGCAAGTTTCTTTGCTTCATGTTTTCtaaaaagagaagcaatatCCCCATTCCTCTTCATAGTTCAATTGCTCTACAGAGTACAAACAAAGTATGAAAGTGCAATAATGTGATTCACCTACTGAACTAATAATATGTGGTCAAAATTATGTACCATGTAGAAAAAATAGAACAGAGATTTCAACAAACCTAATTGCTTTTGCAAGGGGCACTGGCctccaggcaggcaggcagcaggGCTGCAGGGGCGCCGGACTGCAGCTGCAGGGCAGCCGGGGCCCGAGGGTGGCGAGGCGCCGACCTGCAGGGAGGGGCGGCAACATCCTGTCTGCAAGGAGGAGCAGCATCGCGCATAGAGGCGGCGAGGCACCATGGCCGGTGGTTAGGGTTAGGGCGAGGAATTTGGGAGGACAAATCGGAGAGGCATCGTCGGCAAGGGAACGCGAGGGGGAACATACCGGCAGCGGGGTGGCGCGTTGCACTGGAGCACCAAGGCGGCGAGGATGCCGAGAAGGGCGCCCGCCGACCGCCGGTGGTGCGCAGGGTCACCCAGCTCCCAGGCGCAGGGTCGGGCGGGGCGTTGGTGGCCTCTGGCCTGCCGTTGGTGCCTGGTGTCGATTGGTGGATTTGGACTGCAGGTGGAGCAACTGGTTGGGCTAGGCTTGCAAGggattgaaattttttttcttgctggGCCAAAAATTTAGGTATGCCAAGGCATACCAGGCCCACCTATAGGGCCCGCCCCAGgtttggttcaatgggatggcaacgaagtggaggtggtccatgcagatgactccagtgaggtttcgctcgcagacatgaacgcctgggacgcggaagga from Panicum virgatum strain AP13 chromosome 9K, P.virgatum_v5, whole genome shotgun sequence encodes:
- the LOC120650689 gene encoding zinc finger MYM-type protein 1-like, with the protein product MKRNGDIASLFRKHEAKKLAVASSPPPAPATKVIEEEDQDQSSVLSEAIDVDNILPPQPQPQPPTPSSLPVYDINRLPHDPGERLPIASYDINDQDAIRRAYVLKKPFKPINHEFPKRKIGNRYRSCSPVWLYNYDWLEYSIKGNAAFCFFCYLFKNPNCKAKGTIAFTVKGWRNWNIGDKSLLKHMGSKVHKLAEEKYIGFINPNAAIDNQIEKWSDEDRHLYKIRLTYTLRCIKFLLHQGMAFRGHDESEESSNRGNFIELLKFLAANSEEVNKYVLKNAPGNCSLTSLKIQM